AATTAATTTACTACTATGTGTTTAACATTTAATAACGGTAAAAGAATTAAATCTTATACTGAACTATGCAAAATAATCTAAATATGTCATCcattaataatttaattcaaTCATAATTTTTATAAGTAATTCTTTATTACTATATCTTTTGCACGAGATTGATGAACAAGAGAATGAGGGAATAAAATTGGTTGCAAAATGGGGTTAATTTGCTAGAAAGATCATATGTTGACACCACTCTTGGTTATTTTGCAAAATACAGTAATAAACAAATTGGCGCAGGAAACAATTTATTTTTTCTAATAGAATGTTATTGTCAAATGATATCAAAAGGCAATCAAAATTCCTTACAACAAGCCAAAAATTTGAGAATAATAAGCCCAAAATTTGGAATTACTCGGTCGAGTTGAAAATAATAGAACCTGAGAATTTCTCTCAAGTAAGGCATAATATTGGAAACCAAAAAATAAGAATTATTTTATGCAAAATCTAATTTCTCAGGGTATGTGCATCCCTACCTCTGGATGATAATGTTTGATGCGTAATAACCTGCTCTTACACAAATTATGATGGGTTTTCCTTGAATTAATTGTGACAAGAATCCTCCAACAAATACATCCCTTATTAAGTGAAGACAAAACATGTTAAATGTAGCCTAATGTAACATTAAGACGACTGAATACATTTCATGGATTAACATTAGGATTTATTTGACATCCCAAAGTTAGCTCCATTATTTAAGTTGTCTTTCCTTCTCTGTTTGTTTTGTGTTTCCTTTGATATTCAATCTGTACTTTATCTGCTTTGTGATatattccctctgtttcaatttatttgaacctattactatttggggagtctTCGAGGTGATTCTTTGACCATGTTTTCattatattttttctaaattatttgaattatagaTTATCATGACTTATGGTATTTTTtatatagtttctaaatatataattttatttttacaaacttgaaaaatttatgtcaaaatttacggtcaaaattataaagtttgaccctcgtacttcgaaaaagttcacataaattgagacggagagagtatcTATTTTCATGTTCCCCTCAGTTATACTTATTGTTTTTTGTCAAATGATTTAATAGATAATGTAATTTGTCAGTTCACACTCTTAAACTAAAAAACAGATTTGATAAACTGAAATAGATTAATTGGGTTAACTGAGTTTCTGgttcattttttattttgctAAGGTATTTGACGATATTCCTTAAACAACTTAATTATGCAAGGAAGTTGAATTCACGTTTGTCTCTCGCGCTAAAATTAATCAACAGTTTTTAGGAGAAATATTCTCTTCCAAAGCAACTTCTTCTTTCTTTGGTTATGTCCAATTTTATAATAGCAGCACATGTTTTCATCTTTTATTCCTTGCAAGTTTTTTCTTCTTTGTCTTTATCAATGAAAGACTGCGGGTCTGCGCTCTTACTCGTCATGTCCAATACTACTAGGTAAGAAGAAAGTAAAAGAATCAAGTTGATATGACTAACTTTATTTCATTATGATGATTACACTTTTCTTATCACTGCAAAAGAATCTAGCTCAAATTCCAATGCTCTAACTTTGCTATCATGAGAATTGAATACCTTTGAGCACGACCATGGTTGAAGTTCTATAAAATTAATGTGCAAAAGGCCAATCTCCAATATAACATCTATCAAGTGTCTAGGGTCATATCACCAAACACCAAGAGGTATGATATAAAGAGTCTATAATGTGGTTTTGAAACTACTTCAACGTGACGATGCTTCTATTGAATTCCTTGAATTAATAGTCTTTGTCTTCTTGATGGTATTACGTAAATTATCTTGGACGGAAAATGGCTAAGTTTAGGGAACTGTGAGAGatggaaaaagaaaattaaagcATCTTGACATGTTTTGGAAGAGGTATGTTAAAAATCTTTCCTGTACTTCATGGTTTCTTTTTTCCTCATTACTTTAATGGGCATGTGGAATTACAAATTTAGTTAATTATTTGTTTAGCAGGTAATTGTACCGACTTTTGGCAGATGATATTCAGAAATTCTGAACCATCTTAGAGGGTAAATTGCTTAATTTTCTGGTGTTTGTGTCCGCACCTATATGCTAGGTTTGCTTTAATTATCAATATACATATTGGTGTGCAATTATTTAAAGAGGAGAAAATGTAACATTTGATGGACTAAAAGATAAAAGTATATAAAGGAACTAATACTCATGATAAAGATGAATAGGTTTGTTGACCAATTGTGAAGAACAATTTGACTCTGCAGTGCCTTGTTGTAAAATATGATTAAACATAGTTAAAATTTAAAAGTATCGAGATCAAACAACAACCTTGTATTAAGACTGAATTTATTTTACAACAAAAGTAAGTAAGTGTGAAAACTATTTAGAGATCGTGTGACTCTTATTGACTCTTTACAGTTCCCATAATTGAATATGTGATAACTTGTCGATGAACCAATCAATCTCAATTTATAATTATAATAGTTTAATATGTAAAATATGCTCTCTTTGCGAGAATGCTAGACATCATGCCATCTGAAATTGTTTTAACATAATAATAGCCTATGTCCCTTCTGTCTATGAACTTGCCTCTACTTAAACTTAAGCTTATCTACCCTTCTGCTATTTGATATTTTGAGTTCTTGACCTCATCTTTTCCACATCATTCATTTCTTATCTTGCTGGACTTTTGTAGATATTACTTTCAGCCTATCGACATTTCAATTTATGATTttctgtttgtttgttttttgttaTTTGGGATTGATGCATCTTTTTGTTTAGCAAGATCACTACATTGCTTTCCACATGCAGATTCCTAAGAAAAGGAAGATTTATTCAGTGAATGAAGGAAATGCTAAGAACTGGGATGGTCCCACATCCAAGTATGTGTAATgacattttttctttttctttcagtaaTGTGTTTGTTTAGATCTACTTGAGGCATACCAAATTTGTGGATTTTAAAGAAAAAAGCATAACCCCTGATAAAATTCATTAGGAATTTAGGGACTGTTAGTAATGATTTATGAATAATGGTAATTTCAATTTTTAAGTGGAGAGTAATTCAGTGATGGCTTTGGCATTTTCCAGCTTTTGCAAAAGCAGATCAGTAACTTCAATTCTTCCACTTTCCTTTGAATTTTTGGTTCTCTTTAGATTTTACTTGTTACATAAAAATATTAAGAGTAGCACTTCTGTGCTATGCTTATTTTTGTGGTTACTAGTTCAGAAAAAACATAACAAGTGTTCCTCTTATAGAACTCTAATGTAATATCTTAAGATTTATGCATTGTTTCTCTATCTACTCTTTGAGTTGCGCATCTTcatagatttatttcctacctgcTTTTGCAAGAGAAAAATATCCAAAGAAGTTGTCCTGAGAAATTGAAGTAATGTTATGTCAACTTCCATATTTTTCCAATGTCTAGCTACCTCTCTTTATCTCCACTTTGAATGAAATTACAAAATATTATTCCAGGTCAAGATAATAAACTTACTTTTGTAATTTTTTAATTTGATAATTGTATGAGTTTATCTTTTTGGATGATGTTAGGCTACTTCTATAGATCAAATAGTGAAGGTTAACAACAAACTTTTCTTCTAAGCTCTTGAAGCACCATCTTTCATGCCGAGTAGCTAATGTACTCCATTTTGTCTTGTCCTGTTTGAGACAAATTGCTTGTGTTCTCTGTTTCTAGCAGATTGTCAGGTGTATATTCCGTGATCTGAGCTTTAGAAGAGGAAGCATTAACCGCGGTTGATACTGGAATTAGTTCTACTCTAAGAGTTCTACTGATCTTATTGTCTCCACCTACAACATAGTCAACTATCAGCATGAATACGTGCTTCATAGCTtcctattaaaaaaaattaacagCTGATCACCTACGCCGAAAGCAGTAGTAGCAAATGCATTTGCTCATAGAATAGATCGACACAAAGCTTATGTAAAGCTTTAATTCATTGACTCATATGTTAATTTAGATCTTGAGTTAAATTTACATTGTGGCATTAAAGTTGTACTAATTTCAAGGGAGTGATATATCAATGCAAAAATTTGCTCATCTTTTACAGTTAGCAAGCAAAAACATGCTTTGCAATCTTTTATTATAATTAACAGATAATTTTAAAATGTAATTTGTAGGGCCCATGCTGAGCATGGGCAAGATTATCTAGTTAGAATAGAATTGTGCTAACACAATGGCTAGTTCATTACTAGCTTCTGGTAAGGAATTATAGGAAGCTAAGCTATATTGAAACTACGAGCTAGACTTTTGCTCTGACAGAGAGCAATATATGAGACGGAGGCTGACATCTGATGACTAATCTGCTATTTGGGTTAGTTCTTGTTTGTTATGATATGTTCATACATCTTTAATACCGGATTAGTCTTATATTACAATTCATTCcatctggaaaaaaaaagaagtaggAGCTACACTTTGCTTTTTTGAATACCTTGTACACAACACCAAGTTGGTGCTAGAATGTGAACTAATATTTACATTGCCTATCAAAAATTTAGTAGAGGGTAACTAAGGTTTCATTTTGTAAAGACCCTTTTAACTAATTTCCTCAAAAAAGAAATTGTTCAAGATGTCAAGACCACGTTAAAACTAGATTTGCTTAGAATATTTTGTTAACTTCTTTAAGATTTTGAGACATTCTCACATCATATATAGTTCCATGAACTGAAACAAAATAACAATACTTCTACATGATTTGGGAAAAAGTTAGAACAATTGGAAAAGGTTTTCCTGAAAGAAAAAAAACTTGTGCGAAAAAAACGCCTTTGGTTAGTTAAAGTATTTTTGAAGATTTACAAGTGTTGTGCGAGTGGGAAAAGAGTTTCTGAAAAAAGATTTTGCAAAATTTTTTTTGATAAAAGTTAAACAAATACTTCTCTTTGTAGATTTTCAAAGCTATTTCTTCAACATTATTGGCCACTGCTATCCATTGtccatatttttttaatttctagcGGGTATCTGTTTTGGCCAAAAAATGTTTACTGATTGTATGCTCTAATTTTAATGTGTTGTGGCCAAAAATGGTTTACCTATTTCAGGAATGTTGAAAGAAGGAGGGGGTAAAGTTAATTTTTAAGCGCGGCTTGTAGACCATTTCATATAGCTTCGAAGCAAATTCGAATATTTTCCAGTTACCAAATTTTGGACACGTGGTATTAACAAAGGGCATATCTAACCTTATTGCATAGTTTATGGGCAAATGGgaatcctttttctttttatatatgtCACGCAAGTGACCAAATTGTCCATAAATTGTAAATATTGTTCTAATCCTCCATGCTACTAAGTTCAGTGTTGTGGTTACCATTATTCCTTTACTTCACAAtctatgattaaaaaaaaaaaaataccggTATCATGGTGTTTGTTAATTGGGTTATACATTGGTACCTGCTGATTACAAGTTTTCAGAATTTCAATGGAATCTTTATTTCGTTACAGTGTTGCACATTTTGAGAGATCTGTCATGTTTCACACCGCCATTTTATGCAATCAAATGGTATATTCTTATCTTTTAAAATCTGCATTCTCAAGTTATCTTTTTGACATATCTCTATTCCACAAGAGAGAAAATTTTAAGatttgagcaagatatacacatttcatatacaaattTTCGTAgatgttttgtaagaaatctattaaTTTGTTTTGTAAACTAAAAAGTatcgtcatattttgtaaatatactctattcttatgtatatataaattattCTCCCATAAATGAAGTCTAGTTTatcaacaaacaaaaaaacaagTTAATTTTTAAGTGAGGCATGCCTAGATTTAGCAAATTCGACTACTTTCCCATTACCAAATTTTGGACACGTGATATTAACAAAGGGcattcctttttccttttataTATGTCACGCAAGTTACCAAATTGTCCATAAATTGTAAACGTTGTTCTAACCTTCCATACTAAGTTCAGTGTTGTGGTAACCATCATTCCATTACTTCAAAATCTatgataataaataaataaatttgcccaggaaacaatttaattttactAATGGAATGTTATTCTCAAACGATATTTAAAGGCAACCAAAATTCCTTACAACAAGCCAAAATTTGGGGAACAATAAGCCCAAATTTTGGGATTACTCAATCAAATTGAAAATAGAACTCGAATTTTGTTCTCTCAATTAGGCATAACACtggaaatggaaaaaaaaaataagaactaTCTTATGCAAAATCTGGCTTCTCAGGGTATGTGCAACCCGACCTCTGGATGATAACGTTTGATGCGTAACATCCTGCTCTTACACAATCAGCAATTGGTTTTCCTTGAACCAATTGTGACAAGAATCCTCCAACAAATGCATCACCTTATCAAAGTACGAACAAACATGTTAAACAACAGCCTAATATACGATAAAACGACTTAAATACACTTCGTCGATTAGAATTAGAATAGAGTTATGCTAACACCATATTAGTTCACTACTAGGTTTTGATGAAAGCGTTTTGTTCCAACCGTGTAATACTGATACTAGTTGTAAGAACTAGCTCTAGCTCATAAATTGAGAATAGTCAAAGAGCATATAAGAAGACAACACACCTTATTTCTTCAACTAATGTTAGACACTGAAAACTATTACTAACACTTTGGACAAACTTTATGTAGCTAAGCTGAAAGGAGGGAAAAACTCAAAGAGGATCACAGAATGTCTGGACTGGCTACCACTCTGTGTCCTCTAATAGGGAACAAAACTGGATTCAACATTTTGAATATTCTGAGAACATCTTTAAGATTTTGTGAGATTCTGTAATTTCCCATGAACTTCTGAAAAAAATAACACTACTTCAAAACATGACTTTGGAAAAAGTTCTGAACAAAGTTTGTGCGAAACAAAACATCTTTAGGTTAGTTATAGTATTTTTGAAAATCTGTCAGTGTTTTGTGAGTGGAAAAACTTTTCATCGAAAAACACCCTCAGCCGCGAAAACGTTTTGATAAAAGTTAAACAGACGCATTCTTGGCAAAACTATTTGAAGAATTCAATGGAAAAAAGCCACTTAAAAGTTTCAGACAAATGTTAAAACGGAACATGATAATGTTACATTAACTACCCAAAGAGTCGGAATATTGGATTTAACACACTTCTCATTGTAGTATGTTTACACAAAAGATTGGCTTATTAACTCAGTTAATATGGTATGATTTTATCATGATCCAAAGACGAAACTTAATGAATACCACTTAATCAAGATTGATTGATCCTTATATTTTGTCGGTAAAAGAGAGGGTATTCTAACTCTATATAAGCAGAAACAGGTATAAAAACCATAGACAACATACCAGCACCATTGGTGTCAACAAGTTTCTCTTTTGGCAACGGTATAACAGGGAACAACGTCACCTTCCCATCCTCAGCAACAACAACGGGATCAGCACCCTGTGTAATAACGGTAATCCTCTTGTGCGTTCCAGATGCCTTTGGCCATTGGGAGATTTTCAATGCTATTTCTTCAACATTATCAGTCTAGTAGTCAAAGCAGCACGTTAGCCATGTACCATAAAAATCAAACATCAAAGTGAGAAACATCAAACTAATAGTCCTTTACCTCCCAGCCATGTACTTTTGAGAAGGTTCTTGCTTCTGTCTCATTTCCAAATACAAAGTCCATATACCTGAAAAACAAAAAAGTCAATCCCAAGATCAGTATATCTTCTACCTTCATTTACCTTGACGAGGTAGGAAATTGGTCTTACGGCAAGGCTTTCTCTTGAGGATCTCTGAAGAACTCGCAGATGAATGGCGCTGAAAGGTTCATTGAGAAGATCTGCAGCAGGACGGAATATTATGTTTGATTGTTGTCATGCACGAACTACCAAAAAGCCCAAAAAACTACCAAAAAGACCAGTCACACATAAACAATAAAAACTGCATACCTTGTTATTGGCAGCTGCATGCTCAGCAACAAGCTGAATAGATTCTGGGGAAACGGTGAGAAAGAATCCAGCAATGTAGTAAAACTTGGCCTTCTCAACTGTCCACAAATAGATGTGTTAGTTTTAAAATAGACTGAATATCTGAGGTCTAATCTGCATAAAAACGGGAATGCAATTCCTACCCAAGGCCCAGTTCTCTGGCTTTTTCAAATGGTCAACCTTGTAGCAGTTTGCAGCTGATAAGTTGGCTACCAAGGACCTGCATATTCAATAGCAGATCATCACCTTAGCAAGAAACCATGTGGAAATTCATGGATGAAAAAAAATGTTAATCATGTATTTGAACCTTAGTTAGAAAAAGTAGAATGTTTCTTTTTCTCTTCCTTTCCCTCATTTGTTAACAAAAAGGAAAGACTAAAATTTACACAAGAGCCATAGTACACATAACGCAAAATTGTGTTAAACTAACCTCTCGCCATCTAGCACACAAACAGCACAAGTCCCTGTTGGAGCAGTCTCATCCTCGTAGTAATGAACCTATTTTAATCCAAACATAAAAACAAGTTGGGATTAAAGTATTTCTTTATCATGATATAAGTTCAAAAGCATAGACAAAGGCAAACAATGAGCAATAATTGTATTTATAAATCCACAATGCACCGAAATACAAAAAGATAGTCAAACTAAGAAGAGAAAATTAAGGACTAAGAATTCACATTAACGCCAGCATCCTTTGCATTTTTCTTCATTTCCTCCCCATACTTGTCCTTCCCAACGGAGCCCATGTAACTTGTTGCACCTGCAAATGGTAGCATCCACTGCAAATCCCAAAGGAAAATTATTCTTCTGAATTGTATGTTCATGCCAGATTGCAAAGAATCACTAAAAACTTATGAAGACAAGACACCTGAGCCACTCTGATTGAGTTCTGTGTTGCACCTGCATTGCAGAATTAAGACCATGAGATCAATGATTCTAGTATCTTCAATGCACAAAATTAATAAATACAATCTGTCTAAGTTAAAGGGAAAATTACCTCCAGCAATGTATTCAACAGTGGGCTTGGCTGACATTTCATCATACCTGGTATATACAAGATCATTCAATATTTTTGAAGAATCAAACAGCTTTCTGACTAAACGCATAAAACTAACTCTTTTCTTCAGCAGAACGTGGTCCGGTAGCCTCTCTTACTTAATGTTATTCTCACACAATAACACCTATTTAAGAAATTCCTTTATAGAAAAGGCATTCTCACCAGCCAGGCACTTACGCAGGAAAAAAGAAAGCCCAACATCCGAAAACTTAAGAAATTTCAAAGATACAAAATTTTATTTCTCCAAACAAATTCTACCAGAAAAGGATACTTATGCAACTATAAATCTATGGAAGTTGAAGATCTGTAAATTTACTCGGCACATGTATCAGACTATAAGCTAATcttaacaccaaaaaaaaaacatgtataAGCTAATCtcaatctcaaaaaaaaaaaaaaaaacgtataaGCTACCCTAATGAAGTATTTacagtagggatcta
The nucleotide sequence above comes from Lycium barbarum isolate Lr01 chromosome 3, ASM1917538v2, whole genome shotgun sequence. Encoded proteins:
- the LOC132630035 gene encoding adenosine kinase 2 codes for the protein MEYDGILLGMGNPLLDISAVVDQDFLNKYDIKPNNAILAEDKHLPMYDEMSAKPTVEYIAGGATQNSIRVAQWMLPFAGATSYMGSVGKDKYGEEMKKNAKDAGVNVHYYEDETAPTGTCAVCVLDGERSLVANLSAANCYKVDHLKKPENWALVEKAKFYYIAGFFLTVSPESIQLVAEHAAANNKIFSMNLSAPFICEFFRDPQEKALPYMDFVFGNETEARTFSKVHGWETDNVEEIALKISQWPKASGTHKRITVITQGADPVVVAEDGKVTLFPVIPLPKEKLVDTNGAGDAFVGGFLSQLVQGKPIADCVRAGCYASNVIIQRSGCTYPEKPDFA